The Flavobacterium johnsoniae UW101 genomic interval ATGTTTTTTACAGATTGCTTTATTTTGTATTGCTAATTATTACCTTTGAATTATGAGCACATTAACAAAACAAAACCACATAGGGCGAAAAATAAGCCGTATTCGTGAATTAAGAGATATGAAGCAGGAAGCATTGGCTCAGGCTCTCGGAACAAATCAACAAGCTGTTTCTATTATAGAGAATAGTGAAACTATCGATGAAGAAAAGTTGGTTGAAGTAGCAAAAGCTTTGGGTGTAACTGTCGAAGCAATTAAAAATTTTTCAGACGAAGCTGCGATTAATTATTTTAATAGTTTTACTGATACAAAGAATAGCCAAGTAAATTTCGGAAACCATTGTACTTTTAATCCACTTGATAAATTGGTAGAAGCTTTTGAGGAAAACAAAAAACTCTATGAGCGTTTGTTAGAATCTGAGAAAGAGAAAAAATCTTATTTAGAGAAATTGTTGAAGGATAAATAACTTTTTATACAATAAAAAATGGTTTGAGCTTCTTAAGTTCAAACCATTTTTTTATTTCAACAAAACAATATTAAGTATTGAAAGTTAATCCTTTCGCTTTAAAATTGCTAAATAAAACTTGTTTCGCTGTACTGATAGTTTCTTCGGTTCTATAGATACTGCACCAAAATTTGATTTGTATTTTAAATTTTCCATCAGAAATTGAATTGTAATAAATCTGAGATGGTTTAGTGTTATTTACCAAAGGAAGACTTTCAAGTGATGCTGAAATTGTTGCATTTATATCTTCTGGAGTTGCATCTCCGCTGATTTCAATAGAAATATCTACCAGTTTAAAATTATCTGTATACGTCCAGTTGGTAATGTTTTGAGATAATAAATTACCATTCGGGATGATGATTTCGGCACCATTTGGAGCATTGATTTTGGTTGTTCTTAATCCCATCGATTTTACTCTTCCAGATTCAGAACTTATATCAATAACATCACCAATTTGAATTGGTTTATCAAAAATCAAAATAATTCCCGATACAAAGTTGTTTACGACATTTTGAAGCCCAAGTCCAACACCAACACCCAACGCTCCCAGAAGAATACTCAATTTATCTAACGGCATTCCCGATGCAGCAACAGCTAAAAGATAACCCACAATCAAAACAACAAGTCTTGTAATAAGTAATTTAGAATGCTGTCTTTTATTGATGTTTTCTTCGTTTTCGTCTTCAATTTCTCCAAAAAAATATGCAACATAGTTTTGCAATAAATGTGCGGCCCAGACAATTATAAAGAATAAAACAATATTTCCTAAAGTAAAAGTGATGCTTCCGATAGTGTTAGGGCGACTCAATAAAGTGCCAAGAGAAGAACGTAACGATTCCCAAATATTTAAATTAGAAGCAATTACGACCAGCCACATATAGCTGATTACGATTATGAATGGTTTTTTGAGTGTGTCAGATAAATTCTCATAATCAAAAATCTTTTCAATACCTCGTTTTACTCGGGTTGTATAAATCTGTAAAAGAATTATTTCCAGAATTATTTTTAAAAGGACACTCAATGCAACAATCTGAGTAAGAGAAATAAAGGCAGTTAAACTCAGCATGTTTGAAAGAGAAACCCTTCCAAAAAGATTGTAAAGTATCGATAAAACATTTAATCCGATAAAAATGATGCTGGCCCATTTAAAGAATCCTTTAATGTATAACTGATCTTTTAAACTTTTAATCTGAACCAATCCATATCGAATTCCTAAAATATTAATGATAATGAATGAACAACGCTGAAATAAGCCTACTTCTATAAAAAGATCCAGAAAACAAAGTGCAAAAAATAATCCGAAAAGCAATAACCAGTTTCGCATTGATTTTCCAGACCAGTCATTTTTAAACAAGATAGTCAGAACACCTAATAAGCCAAGCTGAAGTAATTCTAAAAACAGGGCAGGTGCATACAAATTTGTTACTACAGCAATGTTTAGGGTAATGACAACTATTGGCAGAATTACGCCTCTGTTTAAATATTTAAAATTAAAAAGAGTAAGATTTTCGTCGTGTCCATTTGATTTTAAATATTTCAAATTGCGTGAAATATACCAAGCCAAAAGTCCCATAAAGAAACACAAAGTAATTAATGCTCCCGCTTTATAACTTAAATAATAAGCGGCCACATTTTCTTCAATTATAATTTTTGCTTTAATGTTATGTGATACCACTTTTTTTGCTGTGGTATCAGTGCTCCATAACGAAGGATATTCTTTATTTAGAATACTTATTCCTGATTTCTCGAGTTTAGTTTCTACAGTTGCAAGAGCGTTAGAAACATCAATTTTATGCTCTACAGTCAGTCTTTTTTTATGGTTTAAAGTCTCCTGATTTTTAGTCATCAGACTGTCAGTTCTAAGATACCTTTTTTTAAGGTTCGCTAATTCAGTTTTGAATTGTTTTCTGCGAATAGTATCTTTTATGAGAGTAAATAAAATTTTGTCTTTACGAAGATCAATAATCCTGGTTTTAATTTTTTCAAGATTTTGATTACGAATGTTTATTGCATTATTTTGATCGTTTAATTCTTGTTCGATTTCTTTTAGAACAATACGATACATCTGCTGATTTCGCACATTTGGATTAGCTCCTTTTAAACTTGCTAATATTAAATCAAGTTTGCTTTCGGTTCTTTTAATGTCTCCAAACAAGTGGAAAGTACTTCCTTCAAACTCGGCATCATTTGCAGCCGATTCTAAAACATCTCCGGCTTTTTCTATCGCCATCAAATAATCACTGTCGGTTGTGGTTTCTTCAAATAACTTGGACTTGTTTTCAGCTTTAGGTGCAGTACTTGAAGTCTGAGAATAAGAAAATGATGCAAAAAACAGCATCATTAATAAGGCTGGTAAATAGAACGAATTTCTTTTTGAATTCATAATTAATTTGGTGATTTAAGGTCTCCAAATTTAATTGTTTTTGTTTAGGATTTGAATCTCTGTCAGCGAAAAAATAAAATGTCTTCGAATATTTTTTCATATAAATTTAGAAAAAATATTCAAAGACATCTTAGATATTAGGTTTACAGAAAATTTATATTAACTAATTATAAATACTGTAATAATTCCATTGGAATAATTGTTGCCATTTAAATATGGAACGTAACTAAAATAAGATAGGCCATAACTACAATATATTGTAAAACCATATCCGGAAGATGGAACATGTCGTGCAATTCAATAATAATTTATGCTGGCTTCTTTTATACTTGCAACATAAAAAACATATAGTTCATAAATTGGTGTAGAATCTGATTGAATCATGCTGCTAGATGTTGTGAAATTTTAATGTTGGCAATCCATTCTCTAGTATAATATTACCTGCATTAACAATTTGTGGTTGATTAACCCAAATTGTTTGAATTTTATTTCTTTCATTCCCACTTTGATCATACCAGATAGAAACAAATCTATCATGTATACCATAAAAAAGTGAGAAGCTGGATAGTATCAATTTTATTATTAAAAAATCCTATATTCATCTAAGTATTATTAGAGCTTCTTCTTAACTCTAATACAATTTCCTTTATACATTTTCGATAATTTTCTTAATGTAAATGCACAGAAAGATGGATCTGTAACTTCGTCTAAAAATAATTTTGTTTTATTTTTCGCAAAAACTGTATTCTGTAATAAGCTTCCTATATAAAATTATACACCTAATAATAAAATACTATTCGTATTTCCCCTTTTTGTAAAAGTAAAAATTTGTTTTTCAGCTGTTACTGATGGTGTGCCAAATAACCATGTATGCGGTGCAGTAATCGACCATGTAATATTTACTCCTGGAAGTGTAATACCATTAAAAATAAAATTAGCAGAAAGTAAAGCTGGAACTGTAATTGTACAGTTTGCTGTAAAAAGAATAGTTTTTCCACTCCAGTCAGAAGAAATAATTTGACTAGAACTTACTTCTATTTGCTCATTGTTACTGTTTAATTTTGATGCAACATATTCTTTTGTAGCAA includes:
- a CDS encoding helix-turn-helix domain-containing protein translates to MSTLTKQNHIGRKISRIRELRDMKQEALAQALGTNQQAVSIIENSETIDEEKLVEVAKALGVTVEAIKNFSDEAAINYFNSFTDTKNSQVNFGNHCTFNPLDKLVEAFEENKKLYERLLESEKEKKSYLEKLLKDK
- a CDS encoding mechanosensitive ion channel family protein, with amino-acid sequence MNSKRNSFYLPALLMMLFFASFSYSQTSSTAPKAENKSKLFEETTTDSDYLMAIEKAGDVLESAANDAEFEGSTFHLFGDIKRTESKLDLILASLKGANPNVRNQQMYRIVLKEIEQELNDQNNAINIRNQNLEKIKTRIIDLRKDKILFTLIKDTIRRKQFKTELANLKKRYLRTDSLMTKNQETLNHKKRLTVEHKIDVSNALATVETKLEKSGISILNKEYPSLWSTDTTAKKVVSHNIKAKIIIEENVAAYYLSYKAGALITLCFFMGLLAWYISRNLKYLKSNGHDENLTLFNFKYLNRGVILPIVVITLNIAVVTNLYAPALFLELLQLGLLGVLTILFKNDWSGKSMRNWLLLFGLFFALCFLDLFIEVGLFQRCSFIIINILGIRYGLVQIKSLKDQLYIKGFFKWASIIFIGLNVLSILYNLFGRVSLSNMLSLTAFISLTQIVALSVLLKIILEIILLQIYTTRVKRGIEKIFDYENLSDTLKKPFIIVISYMWLVVIASNLNIWESLRSSLGTLLSRPNTIGSITFTLGNIVLFFIIVWAAHLLQNYVAYFFGEIEDENEENINKRQHSKLLITRLVVLIVGYLLAVAASGMPLDKLSILLGALGVGVGLGLQNVVNNFVSGIILIFDKPIQIGDVIDISSESGRVKSMGLRTTKINAPNGAEIIIPNGNLLSQNITNWTYTDNFKLVDISIEISGDATPEDINATISASLESLPLVNNTKPSQIYYNSISDGKFKIQIKFWCSIYRTEETISTAKQVLFSNFKAKGLTFNT